The window ATGTTACCGAAAGCGTCGGCAACTGTAAAATGAGTTGTCTCGCTTTGCTCGGCGTCTGCTGGCTGCCTGACTACTGGTCGCCCTTCTTTCCCTTCATATTTCCACGGGTTTCCGAAATCAATATCTGGGTTACGAAATTCAAAGTTGATCTGGGCAAGCCGTTCGGCAAGGTAGCGTTCATCGGAAAGCCCTTTTAATGGAATATCGGTGCTTCGGGGATCTCCCATATAGGCAACTTTATCTGAAAAGGCTAACCGCATGATCTCAGCAAACAAGTAGTATTTTTCCCAGGATTTAAGGCCATAGGATTTCAAATCAAAGTTCTCTAACAGGCTTAAGATATAAAGCAGGCTCGGCCCCCCTGCTGTGGGCGGGCTTGCTGATGCAATATCATACCCACGGTAACTTCCCCGGACTGGCTCGTCCACGGTGTGCGTGTATTTTTTCAAGTCATCAAGAGTCATGAACCCTCCATGGTCCCGAATCGTGTTTACAATTGCCTCAGCAATTTCACCTTCATAAAATACTTCAACCCCTTCCTCCCCGATTAAGCGGAATGTTCTTGCGAGGTGGGGTTTCTTAAGAATATGTCCTTCCTCGAGGCCTTCTGAAAAATAAAGCTTCCTTGCCTCATTCCCTAGCCGGTAATTAAACTTGTCGAGCATATCCATATGGACCCAGTTCATCGGAATTCCTTCCTCGCAAGCTTGGGCGGCTGGTTCAACAAGTTCGGAAAGCGGCTTTGTTCCATATTCCTTTAGCGCCGCATCCATTGCTTTTAGTATTCCGGGTATCCCGACTGCAGTCGCGTGGGTCGAACGTTTCCGGAATTCAATAACCTCTCCGTTTTCATCGAGGAACATTTCAGGATGTGCAGCTGCTGGAGCTTCCGAGTGTCCGTCAAATATCTTTGTTGCCCCAGTATCTTTGTGGTAAACCATAAAGAATCCGGATCCTCCGATCCCTGTATTCGACGGTTCACCAACATTAAGGGCAAACTGGATGGCCACAGCTGCATCTATGGCATTCCCGCCATTTTTCAATATATCCGCGCCAATCTTGGTGGCAAGCGGGTGGGCGGTAGCGACCATCCCATATTTTCCTTTTGCTGTTTCTCTTTCTGGTAAACATCTATTAGAACGTGGCAATATGACTACCCCTTTCAAAAAACACTTATAAAGAACTAGTACCCGGGGGTGTTTTTCTTGAAACTGGACGAGTTTGACAGGGCCTTGTACTAATGAAAGTATTACCATCTAGAGAATGATTTTCAGTTCTTCAGACAGGATAATATTTGATTCATCCTGTGCGAAAATGTCCACATAGTTGATTAGAATAACCAATAAAGATTTCAGATTCAAACTTTCTTTTCCCATTAAAAAACCAGCGGAATATTTCCCGCTGGTTGTCTTCAATCAATTAATATTTCTTCTTCTCATCTTCATCATGGTAGGGAGTCTCTTGGCCGCCAGTTGTGTGTGTGCCATCTTCGTTGTTATAGCCAAGACCGCCTGAACCATCAGAGTTCGCATTGGCATCGCCGCCGACTACATCCCCAACGGAACCGGAGGTGTTACCCATTCCGTAGTCTGTAGTTGTGTCGCTATCCCCGTAGGAAGATCCGCTTGTTAAGTCTGAAGTTGTGCCAGCTTCAAAGCTTGAAGTAGGGCTTGTCCCAGTTAACGAGCCAGACGCTTCACCAAGGTATGTGCCAGTCGAACCTGCCATCGCAGTAGTTGATGTGCTGTTCAATGTCGTATCCGCTCCGCCTGTTGGAACAGCGCTCTTCAGCTCTGTCCCCGCCTCTGCTACTTTAGAGCCAATCGTTTTCACTTCACCTTTAACACCCATCACGGTGTTAATCGCATCCTTTGAAATATCTTTCACTTCGGAAACCTTGCCGAACAAATCGCCGTTCAGCCGATCATATAATGATTGTGCATCCGAAATGGCTTCCTTCAGAACATTGGATGCTTGTTGAAATTGGGACATCATTTGATCCTTTACTTCTGTCGGATTGCTTTTCACTTCAGTAAACATGCTCTTAGAAGAATCCTTCAGGTTTGTAGCCGTTTCCTTAAGGCTTGAGCGAGTTGAAGAGTCTAGCAGTGTGAGAACTCCTCCGATAACACCACCGATGACAATCCCCTTCAGCAGTTTGCTGTTCTTTTCATTTTCCGTATAGCTATAAGACTGGTTATAAGACTGATTCTGGTTCAGGTTCTCGCTCTGGTTTTGGTTTTGGTACTGATTTTCAAACTCGTTCATTGCAATTCCTCCTCAATCCTATTTAGTAAAGTTTAACCTGTTTGTGTATTTCCCGGATATGAGGCAAGCTAAACAACTTGTTTTTCATACTTTCCTTTTTCTGCAAGGGTAATTATTCCTATTTTTCGACAAATTCCTCACACTTTCCTAAGCCTGGTGAGCTTCTACGGGACTAAACGTCCATGAAGGATAGCGGTTAAAACTAACACCAATACTGCCTAACCCTAAATTTAATAGAAAAAAACAAAACCCCGCCGCGGCGGGATTTTTACTGGTTTATCTTGGGCGTTCGCTCGCTGCGAAACTGAAGGAAACGTAGTCCTGAATCGGGATCCATGCTCCAATTCCCTGGGAAGTAACATTTTTAACAACAATCGATTTCTTGTTTCCTTTTAGGACAAGATATACCTCGCCGTATGTTACCTTTCCTTTTTCGTTTATGGCTGGGGCATAAGCGTACAAGTAACCAAGACGTTTCCTAGGAATGTTGTAAATTTGATCTTTTTTCGTTCCTAGACCGACTACAGTCTCAAACGCGAGAGGAAGCTTTGATTTGCGGGAAGCTTTAATTAACATCATCTTCTTTACTTCGTCGGCGTTTGGAATTTTCGCTGTCAGGCCGCCCTTGATAACCTTCTGGGACTCCTGGACATAATGGATTTGGTACGGCTTTTCACCGCCGCGATTGTCGAAATAGTTCGTGTTAATTTTTTGGAATTCCCAATTTGGTGATGTTTCGGCTGATTCATAATTGAGTGGCCATTGGCCGAGATAAATGATTGCCTTATAACCCAGTGCAAATGGCGTGCTATTAATACTCGTTTCATTGAGCATCCGGATCAGGTTAGGATTCTCAATCTTCACCTTGGTCGTATCAATGAGCCGCTTGGCTAGCTCGCTTGGCTGAAGCAGTGGTTCATCCTGGTTCGGATTCGGGTACGTATTTTCTTTTGTGATATTCATAGCACCTTCTGGAATGACTGTTTTCGGCTGGCTTTTTTCAGCAGCAGCCGGCGAAATGAGCAAAAGTGCAAAAGTAACTGTAAGAATGAGCGCACCTAATTTTTTCACAAAAAAGAACTCCTTTCACAAAGTGCATTTGTTTGCCTTTAGTGTTTTCGGAGTTCGCTGATTTTATCCAAGTGGGTTGCCCATTTTTGGACATATAATTTTACCATATTTTTTTCTAATTTGTTCACGCGCTGGCAGCCATCAGTTTGTAAAAAATACGTTCAAAAATAGGATAGAAGAGATCAATGATCGGGCCAATCGCAAAGGTAACGATCAAAGTTCCTATCCCAATCGGGCCGCCTACAAGCAAGGCAAGCATTAACGCCAATAGTTCTGTGGCTGTTTTTGCGATTGTGATACTGATATTAAATCGGTTTTTGATTCCCATCATGAAATTATCGATAGGAAGCAACGGAAATTTTGCCTGCAAATATATAGCTGCACCAATACTAATAATGACCAACCCTGCAAGAAATCCAATCATTTTCACGGTTAATTTCTCAGGTGTCCATTCATTTAGAACAAATAGCAGCCAGACATCAATCATCGGGCCAACTGAGAACAGCAGAACAAAAGCAAGCAGCTCGGGCTTCTTTTTATGTAAAAACGCATTGACAACCATTAAAATAGCAGCAACAATCATAACCCAATTTCCTACAGTAAGCCCGAATGTCTCGGATAACCCGACATTCAGGGCATCCCACGCCCCCGCGCCAACATCAGCCACAATTGTCAGGGAAACCCCAAAGGTTAGAATAATAAGGCCAATAATAAAAAATGATGTCCTGTAGAAAAATGCCATAATTTACCCCTCAAAAATAATTGTCAGAATGTTTACAAAAATTAAGTAACAGTGTATACTTACATTATCTAATCAAAAGGAGGGCTGAATCAAATCGCTCTAAATACACATATGAAGGAGGCGGGAATCACTAATTTATGTTGACTGATATTGATTTTACCATATTAAGCATAAAGGTTGGTGATTGTTCCCAAATAAAAGCGACTTGATTAATACCAAAACAATGACATCCAAAAAATACTTAGCAAATAAATGACTCCTGGCCATATCCAAAGCCTGGAGTCATTTTCGTTTATGAGACCACTTTCAACCCGATTGCAGAGCAAATGACCAGAACTATACAGACAATCCTTCGCCACCCCTTTGATTCCCCGTATACGAGAACTCTCCACAAAAAGCCCGGGAGAACTGATTGACTGTTCTCCCGGGCTTTTATACCTCCGTAGCAAAGCAACTAAT is drawn from Bacillus sp. FJAT-18017 and contains these coding sequences:
- the ggt gene encoding gamma-glutamyltransferase; its protein translation is MPRSNRCLPERETAKGKYGMVATAHPLATKIGADILKNGGNAIDAAVAIQFALNVGEPSNTGIGGSGFFMVYHKDTGATKIFDGHSEAPAAAHPEMFLDENGEVIEFRKRSTHATAVGIPGILKAMDAALKEYGTKPLSELVEPAAQACEEGIPMNWVHMDMLDKFNYRLGNEARKLYFSEGLEEGHILKKPHLARTFRLIGEEGVEVFYEGEIAEAIVNTIRDHGGFMTLDDLKKYTHTVDEPVRGSYRGYDIASASPPTAGGPSLLYILSLLENFDLKSYGLKSWEKYYLFAEIMRLAFSDKVAYMGDPRSTDIPLKGLSDERYLAERLAQINFEFRNPDIDFGNPWKYEGKEGRPVVRQPADAEQSETTHFTVADAFGNIVACTSTVEHPFGTGIIVPGYGFFLNNELTDFDPLPGGVNEPGPGKRPVSCKSPTILFKDGKPVLTLGSPGGPTIIASVFQTIVNIVDFGMSLKDAIEEPRIFCAPGQLISWEQGIDMVAKGKLESMNFEFGEEPHVIGNVQAIQLDHENDEMYGAADSSREGSASAIDFLPKVE
- a CDS encoding YfkD family protein, producing the protein MKKLGALILTVTFALLLISPAAAEKSQPKTVIPEGAMNITKENTYPNPNQDEPLLQPSELAKRLIDTTKVKIENPNLIRMLNETSINSTPFALGYKAIIYLGQWPLNYESAETSPNWEFQKINTNYFDNRGGEKPYQIHYVQESQKVIKGGLTAKIPNADEVKKMMLIKASRKSKLPLAFETVVGLGTKKDQIYNIPRKRLGYLYAYAPAINEKGKVTYGEVYLVLKGNKKSIVVKNVTSQGIGAWIPIQDYVSFSFAASERPR
- a CDS encoding YczE/YyaS/YitT family protein, with amino-acid sequence MAFFYRTSFFIIGLIILTFGVSLTIVADVGAGAWDALNVGLSETFGLTVGNWVMIVAAILMVVNAFLHKKKPELLAFVLLFSVGPMIDVWLLFVLNEWTPEKLTVKMIGFLAGLVIISIGAAIYLQAKFPLLPIDNFMMGIKNRFNISITIAKTATELLALMLALLVGGPIGIGTLIVTFAIGPIIDLFYPIFERIFYKLMAASA